From Candidatus Cloacimonadota bacterium, the proteins below share one genomic window:
- a CDS encoding MFS transporter: MKLDKLEQKTFVLLLQVAFFTGFVNSASQIQDIIAKKALHALDWQITLLVMLWPISNLFSIYWGKVLEQSKSIAKYLMISGFVGRLILIFMLWVNNYYEYLFILTIFFSFNGLIIPATNSIYQHNIRNANRGVMFGYAASLTTLITLLGSYLAGRVLDADENWFRVFFAIVGVLGCYSSFLLALIKVEKKNFDPSTRIDLKKLFISPVLRAFEVMKKNRNFSIFQRNFFIYGIGFLIIVPVIPKYLVEILKMSYTSSFVGKAVITQIPILILAPIAGKVFDKKNPANFSSIAFASLSLYPLFLFISSFFIGSTIAVFLTYFAFLMYGIAMSGILISWSISSNYFAGNEDAAMYQSVHVTLTGVRGLIVPVLGFIIMKYLGVRAVFIVSICFLLTASFLSFKLYLSMDKKEFRFDEKAKRLFRYFRKLFPFGG, encoded by the coding sequence CTCAAATTCAGGATATCATTGCCAAGAAAGCCTTACATGCTCTGGATTGGCAGATTACGCTTCTTGTCATGCTCTGGCCTATTTCCAATTTATTTTCCATCTATTGGGGGAAGGTCCTGGAACAATCAAAGTCGATTGCAAAATATCTGATGATTTCAGGATTTGTGGGAAGACTCATCTTGATCTTCATGCTCTGGGTCAATAATTATTATGAATATCTTTTTATCCTTACCATCTTTTTCTCGTTCAACGGATTGATCATTCCGGCAACGAATTCCATCTATCAGCATAATATCAGGAATGCTAATCGCGGAGTGATGTTCGGTTATGCAGCAAGCTTAACAACTTTGATCACTTTGCTCGGAAGTTACCTTGCCGGCAGAGTTCTCGATGCGGATGAAAACTGGTTTCGTGTTTTTTTTGCGATCGTAGGAGTTTTGGGATGTTATAGTTCTTTTCTTCTCGCTTTGATCAAAGTGGAAAAGAAGAATTTTGATCCCTCCACCAGAATAGATTTAAAGAAACTTTTTATCAGTCCCGTCTTGAGGGCTTTTGAGGTGATGAAGAAGAATCGTAACTTTTCAATTTTCCAGAGGAATTTCTTTATTTACGGAATCGGTTTTTTGATCATAGTTCCGGTTATTCCCAAATATCTCGTTGAAATCCTGAAAATGAGTTATACCTCTTCTTTTGTAGGAAAAGCAGTGATCACGCAAATTCCGATCTTAATTCTCGCTCCGATCGCCGGGAAAGTTTTTGATAAAAAAAATCCGGCGAATTTTTCGAGTATTGCCTTTGCTTCGTTGAGTCTTTATCCTTTATTCCTTTTCATCTCCAGTTTTTTTATCGGTTCGACCATTGCAGTCTTCTTAACCTATTTCGCTTTCTTAATGTATGGCATTGCTATGTCCGGTATTTTAATTTCCTGGAGCATCAGTTCTAATTATTTTGCCGGAAACGAAGATGCTGCTATGTATCAGAGCGTTCATGTAACCTTAACCGGTGTGCGCGGATTGATAGTTCCAGTCCTGGGATTTATTATTATGAAATATTTGGGAGTCAGGGCTGTCTTTATTGTTTCGATATGCTTTCTGCTGACAGCATCTTTTTTAAGTTTTAAGTTGTATTTATCAATGGATAAGAAGGAATTCAGATTTGATGAAAAAGCAAAGAGATTATTTCGTTATTTCAGAAAATTGTTCCCGTTTGGAGGATGA